A portion of the Sphingobacterium spiritivorum genome contains these proteins:
- a CDS encoding thioredoxin family protein produces MKTNFKKLHTLIILMLFSTGLLAQQLNVFKGSFDQLKAQAQKENKLILVDLYFEGCMPCKQMDNEVFPDPKIVSLLNKDFLLFKTDVFKEMEGKLLSRKYAVSGFPTFLLLDATGKLITMESGFYAVDRFATLLETTKKQASNNIFKAFDTDLNKSYPDFYSARYMMTGQKFESSVVKEYLDKQSDPLSEVPFVCILNSNISHYNQLIYNHLPELLERYGTSILQNKITSMTKANIVKFGKNNQKDSLLATLDYIRPTYNERLWSVYLPIFITDYYKNGGQATDYIQLIEQIKPFASWDAESNAYARLIIDQKQQTEVLKALELKYRTALKETTTNVADQYKYSLIQAYLGNKEAAMDQILKLKKSPMNADKNPLISAHAITELENAIKNNTVMALEPVNALTTIPYSLN; encoded by the coding sequence ATGAAAACAAATTTCAAAAAACTTCATACACTTATTATACTGATGCTCTTCAGCACAGGGTTATTAGCACAGCAGCTTAATGTTTTCAAAGGTTCATTTGATCAGTTAAAGGCCCAGGCACAAAAAGAAAACAAGCTTATTCTGGTTGATCTATACTTTGAAGGTTGTATGCCCTGCAAACAAATGGACAATGAAGTATTTCCTGATCCTAAAATCGTGTCGCTGTTAAACAAGGATTTCCTGCTTTTCAAAACAGATGTATTTAAAGAGATGGAAGGAAAGCTTTTGTCCCGCAAATACGCAGTGAGTGGTTTCCCGACTTTTCTATTGTTAGATGCAACAGGAAAATTAATCACTATGGAATCCGGCTTTTATGCCGTTGATCGTTTTGCAACATTATTAGAGACAACAAAAAAGCAGGCATCTAACAATATCTTCAAAGCTTTTGATACGGATCTGAACAAATCTTATCCGGATTTTTATTCTGCACGATATATGATGACCGGACAGAAGTTTGAATCTTCAGTCGTAAAGGAATATCTGGACAAACAATCCGACCCACTTTCTGAAGTTCCGTTTGTATGTATCCTGAACTCCAATATCTCACATTACAATCAGCTTATATACAATCATCTTCCCGAATTACTGGAGCGCTATGGTACATCCATTCTGCAAAACAAGATTACATCTATGACAAAGGCTAATATTGTGAAATTTGGTAAAAACAATCAAAAAGACAGCTTGTTAGCCACGCTGGATTATATCAGGCCCACTTACAATGAGCGTCTGTGGTCCGTATATTTACCCATATTTATTACAGATTACTACAAAAACGGTGGCCAGGCTACAGATTACATACAGCTTATAGAACAGATTAAACCTTTCGCATCATGGGACGCAGAAAGTAATGCATACGCCAGACTCATTATAGATCAGAAACAGCAAACCGAAGTTCTGAAAGCATTGGAATTAAAATACCGTACAGCGTTGAAAGAAACGACTACAAATGTCGCTGATCAATATAAATACAGTTTGATACAGGCATATCTCGGAAATAAAGAGGCTGCTATGGATCAGATTCTCAAATTAAAAAAGAGTCCGATGAATGCAGATAAAAATCCGCTGATTTCTGCACATGCAATTACGGAGCTGGAAAATGCAATTAAGAATAATACTGTAATGGCATTAGAACCAGTCAATGCATTGACAACAATTCCTTACTCCTTAAACTAA
- a CDS encoding retropepsin-like aspartic protease: MNRIFFRSVLIFMHLLCLNFAFAQQDHKLVQQIRQAFKDKNSANLKAALAPSFSVAGNTQEGALRYLDHILSSYPAQDVRFLSIKKQDSGHRIAIEISKTDKSTIQTALYTDSADRILYLDLFDQLYGMNRYQTSRLRAKIPFENHEGTIILSVKINDFKRPLRLLFDTGADGMAVSQQLADEIGLKVTRQNNASVVGGNMQIQVSDNNTIFLDTLKLSGQGIAIFPEMHRETDGIIGNSLVKRFITKVDYDKSELLLYDFGNYQYEQEGHTIPVEMPAGLLIIPGNLEIRPGKSYTGNFVFDTGASYSLICFRPFVRTNKLLVSGFKPEYQGTTASMGMVSPTFTGRSHSFSFSHLPAVPNLPVTLMAGGANNENWKPEFDGSIGVRLISRYNFTINLQNREIYLEPNHLYPYPQDFSIGSYLFGYDSDGTLRLLSLVGAEDEKVKLTPGTAISSINGIPTHTFLKDKTALESILNLEKGTAITIEPESDTVTQSYTINR, from the coding sequence ATGAATCGTATTTTTTTTAGATCAGTATTGATCTTCATGCACTTGCTCTGTTTAAACTTTGCATTTGCACAACAGGATCACAAACTAGTACAGCAAATCAGGCAGGCCTTTAAGGATAAGAATTCTGCTAATTTAAAGGCCGCTTTAGCACCTTCATTTTCTGTTGCCGGAAATACGCAAGAAGGAGCGTTGCGTTATCTGGATCATATTCTCTCGAGCTATCCGGCTCAGGATGTCAGATTTCTATCCATTAAAAAGCAAGATTCAGGACATAGAATAGCAATAGAAATCAGCAAAACAGATAAGAGCACGATACAAACAGCCTTGTATACCGACTCTGCAGATCGTATACTCTATCTGGATCTTTTTGATCAGCTCTACGGTATGAATCGCTATCAGACATCTCGCTTACGGGCTAAAATACCTTTCGAAAATCACGAGGGAACAATAATATTATCGGTAAAGATTAATGATTTTAAACGTCCTTTACGCCTGCTGTTTGATACAGGAGCCGACGGCATGGCCGTCAGCCAACAACTTGCCGATGAAATCGGACTTAAAGTAACCCGTCAGAATAATGCTTCTGTGGTAGGAGGCAATATGCAGATTCAGGTATCTGATAATAATACTATTTTCTTAGATACGCTGAAATTATCCGGTCAGGGTATTGCGATATTTCCGGAGATGCACAGGGAGACAGATGGCATCATCGGCAATAGTCTTGTAAAGCGATTTATCACAAAAGTTGATTATGATAAATCCGAATTGCTGCTCTATGATTTTGGAAATTATCAGTACGAACAAGAAGGACATACTATTCCTGTTGAAATGCCTGCTGGTTTACTTATCATCCCGGGTAATCTGGAAATCCGCCCTGGAAAATCCTATACCGGAAATTTTGTTTTTGATACAGGAGCATCCTATTCATTGATATGTTTCAGGCCTTTTGTCCGGACAAACAAACTGCTGGTTAGCGGATTTAAACCGGAGTACCAGGGCACCACAGCAAGCATGGGTATGGTCTCCCCTACTTTTACCGGACGAAGTCACAGCTTTTCTTTTTCTCATTTACCAGCAGTACCCAATTTGCCCGTTACCCTCATGGCAGGAGGAGCTAATAACGAAAACTGGAAACCAGAATTTGACGGATCGATTGGTGTACGCCTGATCAGCAGATATAATTTCACCATCAATCTCCAGAACCGGGAGATATATCTGGAGCCTAATCACCTGTATCCGTATCCTCAGGATTTTTCAATCGGCAGTTATCTGTTTGGATATGATTCGGACGGCACATTGCGTTTACTCAGTCTCGTGGGTGCCGAAGACGAGAAAGTAAAATTAACACCCGGAACAGCGATCTCAAGTATCAATGGCATTCCGACACATACTTTCTTAAAGGATAAGACTGCTCTGGAAAGCATCTTAAATCTGGAAAAGGGTACAGCTATAACTATAGAGCCAGAATCTGATACTGTTACACAATCTTACACCATCAACCGATAA
- a CDS encoding TlpA family protein disulfide reductase has translation MKKTLLIFISALSGLVTFAQSPVEIKGSLEKEFLKPVKLFKVVEGNAVEIATSTPQGEGKFGFIFYPQYEGLYALGTGNPGSPNDNYKFYFKPGDKLSVRLLDSSYVLTGTENSKENQILTQWHDFVFPLEQKAINFMKVQSTFVDFFPDLENITEKAKGFGQGKSSGNPTFDKHLKNYMSSDLAMYATNFLSTPRSAHPATDELSPFYETIKAKDFAATTQLVYENPWGRRLLSGIIMLNMKQEKIKYAQGIQGVKDQFVFLSNDTLKGDAVLDAVSRLKTFEAYKEIMDQYGSFVVTPSQKKRNMDIMSELAQLKAGDAGLNFAYPDPNGKTVKFEDLKGKVVLIDVWATWCGPCKAEIPFLKKLEEEMKGTNLQIVSISVDEAKDKDKWAKMIKDENLGGLQLFASGWGDLAQYYKIKGIPRFMIFDKQGKIVTTDSPRPSNPELKTLLNKILQQ, from the coding sequence ATGAAAAAAACACTTCTAATATTTATATCAGCCCTTTCCGGTTTAGTGACATTTGCCCAATCTCCTGTAGAAATAAAAGGTAGTCTGGAAAAAGAATTTCTTAAACCTGTCAAACTTTTTAAAGTCGTGGAAGGAAATGCGGTAGAAATTGCAACTTCCACACCTCAGGGTGAAGGCAAATTTGGTTTTATTTTCTATCCCCAATACGAAGGATTATATGCTTTAGGAACAGGAAACCCAGGCAGTCCGAATGATAATTATAAATTCTATTTCAAACCCGGAGACAAGTTATCCGTACGGTTACTGGATTCCAGTTACGTATTGACCGGAACAGAAAACAGTAAAGAAAATCAGATCCTGACCCAATGGCATGATTTTGTCTTTCCATTAGAACAAAAAGCAATCAACTTTATGAAAGTGCAGAGTACTTTCGTTGATTTCTTCCCTGATCTGGAAAATATTACGGAGAAAGCAAAAGGATTCGGACAAGGCAAATCATCCGGCAATCCTACATTCGACAAGCATCTTAAGAACTACATGAGCAGTGATCTGGCTATGTATGCAACTAACTTTTTAAGTACACCCAGATCTGCACATCCGGCTACAGATGAACTGAGCCCGTTTTATGAAACAATAAAAGCAAAAGATTTTGCAGCAACCACCCAATTGGTTTATGAAAATCCCTGGGGACGTCGTCTCCTCTCCGGTATTATAATGCTCAATATGAAACAGGAAAAGATCAAATATGCTCAAGGAATACAGGGTGTAAAAGATCAGTTTGTGTTTTTGTCAAATGACACATTAAAGGGGGATGCGGTATTAGATGCGGTAAGCAGACTGAAAACATTTGAAGCCTATAAAGAAATTATGGATCAATATGGTTCTTTCGTAGTTACACCTAGTCAGAAGAAACGTAATATGGATATTATGTCAGAGCTTGCGCAGCTAAAAGCCGGAGATGCAGGTTTGAATTTTGCATATCCGGATCCAAATGGAAAGACTGTAAAATTTGAAGATCTAAAAGGAAAAGTTGTCCTGATAGACGTATGGGCAACATGGTGTGGGCCCTGTAAAGCTGAAATTCCTTTTTTGAAAAAGCTGGAAGAAGAGATGAAAGGAACAAACCTGCAGATTGTCAGTATCTCTGTAGATGAAGCCAAAGACAAAGATAAATGGGCTAAAATGATAAAAGATGAAAATCTGGGTGGTCTTCAGTTATTTGCTTCTGGATGGGGTGATTTAGCACAATACTACAAGATTAAAGGTATTCCCCGTTTTATGATTTTCGATAAACAAGGTAAAATTGTAACAACTGATTCTCCAAGGCCTTCTAACCCGGAATTGAAAACATTATTAAACAAAATTTTGCAACAATAA
- a CDS encoding PKD-like family lipoprotein: MKTTNFLLYVIGAVLLFSCAKDKSNYSYTDGELITIEGLRDSYSLISQKDTLKLNPTIQSNKEGEFEYRWGIYETNVQGRTEPLDTIARTKELNYYVQEDAKDWILVFMVRNKKTGYTQYKNSTLTVNTQFTRGWYVLKDDGTQSDLDLFLTPATALAEGKVEDVFSLVNGKKIDGKATSLSFFSAYKSTVTGTLGNTRAIMVSTEQDIQAINLNTLRTIRNKESIFLGGAQSVGPASAVFIASTANHVINKGQLYNINSNSPNSGQFGNRIMVDANNSTYELSKFFCTSTNADPILFDNISSSFVTLANGSGSLMTNFSTVANAPVPVKNNNKTALYMGFKNSVYLPAPNYYSQVKGYGVFQDKTNLSLKTISYLEQDKLVLKITNDTIASSRQIFNATQYSLLTEDENLLYFANRNQQIYSYNLSNKFEQLQYALPAGEEVTFIRHLKYTSTADAAFNFNFVIIGSKTGSNYKIRMFRKNSGNLESTPFQTLEGKGSPKNIIYISPRVAENTFPNS; the protein is encoded by the coding sequence ATGAAAACAACTAATTTTTTATTATATGTAATAGGAGCTGTACTCTTGTTCTCTTGTGCAAAAGACAAAAGTAATTACAGCTATACAGACGGAGAGCTGATCACTATTGAAGGACTCCGGGATAGCTATTCTCTTATTTCCCAGAAAGATACATTAAAATTGAATCCTACTATACAATCAAATAAAGAAGGAGAATTTGAATACCGATGGGGAATCTACGAGACTAATGTTCAGGGACGTACCGAACCACTGGATACCATTGCCCGTACCAAAGAACTGAATTATTATGTACAGGAGGATGCCAAAGACTGGATACTGGTATTTATGGTGCGCAACAAAAAGACCGGCTACACACAATATAAGAACTCAACATTAACAGTTAATACACAGTTTACACGCGGGTGGTATGTGCTCAAGGATGACGGAACTCAATCTGACCTTGATCTCTTCTTAACACCGGCTACTGCCCTGGCGGAAGGAAAAGTTGAAGATGTATTTAGCCTTGTTAATGGCAAAAAGATAGATGGTAAAGCCACTTCTTTAAGCTTCTTCTCGGCTTACAAAAGTACGGTAACAGGTACATTAGGTAATACTCGTGCTATTATGGTTTCAACGGAACAGGACATACAGGCGATTAATCTCAACACACTCAGAACCATCCGTAATAAAGAAAGTATCTTTTTAGGTGGTGCTCAGAGTGTAGGCCCTGCATCTGCCGTATTTATAGCCTCCACGGCCAATCATGTGATAAACAAAGGACAGCTTTATAATATTAATTCCAACTCTCCAAACTCAGGACAATTCGGAAACAGGATAATGGTAGATGCAAACAATTCTACGTACGAACTATCGAAGTTCTTCTGTACCAGTACTAATGCTGATCCCATATTATTCGACAATATTTCAAGCTCATTCGTTACGCTGGCAAATGGTTCAGGATCTTTAATGACAAACTTCTCAACAGTTGCAAATGCTCCTGTCCCGGTTAAGAATAATAATAAAACAGCATTGTATATGGGATTCAAGAATTCCGTGTATTTACCTGCTCCAAACTATTATTCACAGGTGAAAGGCTACGGAGTTTTTCAGGATAAAACAAATCTTTCGCTTAAAACTATATCCTATCTGGAACAGGACAAGTTAGTTTTAAAAATCACAAATGACACGATTGCCAGTTCCAGACAAATCTTTAATGCAACTCAGTACAGTTTACTTACGGAAGATGAAAACTTGCTCTACTTTGCAAACCGCAACCAGCAGATATACAGCTATAATCTGAGTAATAAATTTGAACAATTACAATACGCACTTCCCGCTGGTGAAGAAGTGACATTCATCCGACACCTGAAATATACATCTACTGCTGATGCCGCTTTTAACTTCAATTTTGTAATCATCGGATCCAAAACAGGCTCAAATTATAAAATCAGAATGTTCAGAAAAAATTCCGGCAACCTGGAATCTACACCTTTTCAGACACTGGAAGGAAAAGGTTCTCCAAAAAACATCATCTATATATCACCAAGAGTAGCTGAAAACACTTTTCCAAATTCATAA
- a CDS encoding DUF4843 domain-containing protein, which yields MKNYTYFIIVACFVMATIVSCQKDQYYYFNDVARIQFGPPQYTGKTIYSEYADTTKSATFYYDDSNVKLDTVYFDIYTIGGIKNTDRIYKIQQLQLTGLDNAVPGKHYIPFDDPSIQQLYVIKADSVHAQVPVILKRDPELKSKTLNLGIVVQENENFKFGEQTKLWRKLSFTDRLSKPDTWTASFSQYYFGPYSVVKHAFMIEVTNERWDQTFMSNLPLDVTNYYKSFLATALINYNKEHPNNPLKDENGVIIFFP from the coding sequence ATGAAGAACTATACATATTTTATTATAGTTGCTTGTTTTGTTATGGCAACTATTGTCTCCTGCCAAAAGGATCAGTATTATTATTTTAATGATGTGGCAAGAATTCAGTTCGGACCGCCTCAGTATACCGGTAAAACGATATATTCAGAATACGCAGACACCACTAAGTCAGCTACTTTCTACTATGATGATAGTAATGTAAAGCTGGATACCGTATATTTTGATATATACACTATAGGTGGTATCAAGAATACAGACCGTATTTACAAAATCCAACAATTACAATTAACCGGACTTGACAATGCTGTACCGGGTAAACATTATATTCCATTTGATGATCCTTCCATTCAGCAACTCTATGTTATAAAAGCAGATTCTGTACATGCTCAGGTGCCTGTAATTCTGAAAAGAGATCCGGAATTAAAATCTAAAACATTGAATCTGGGAATCGTCGTTCAGGAAAATGAGAATTTCAAGTTTGGTGAACAAACGAAGTTATGGCGTAAACTTAGTTTTACAGACCGGTTAAGTAAACCCGATACCTGGACAGCTTCTTTTAGTCAGTATTATTTTGGTCCATACAGTGTGGTCAAACATGCCTTTATGATTGAAGTCACTAATGAACGATGGGATCAGACATTTATGTCTAACCTTCCACTAGACGTCACTAATTATTACAAATCGTTCTTAGCGACGGCCTTGATCAACTATAATAAAGAGCACCCCAATAATCCGTTAAAGGATGAAAACGGTGTCATTATTTTCTTTCCTTAA
- a CDS encoding RagB/SusD family nutrient uptake outer membrane protein encodes MKKKLIITCMAAVFLVSSCNKYLDVLPKTQIPEEALFDSEQGFKDALAGVYINAKNENAYGRHLSYGAIESIISSWDISSGTTEQQIGLFNYQDDRVLALFNGIFSQQYRTIAHINQILENLESRRAVLKTKNMYELIKAECLAMRACVHFDLIRLYGPMPLEPSKGNQLAYVTTFGKGLNEHISYDQFKLRIFQDLQDAEALLKPFDPIIKYSLTELRRPNSGDFFPDDTYFAYRPLRMNYYAVKALEARAHLWYGEKDLAFASASEVIEAKDSNGTPKFKLGTGADFTAKNFVLTGEQIFGLYENNMNKSYTDYFGSGMYRKGTTTTTISRDLYGNTGTDMREASLWNLITLTNGAKYYVISKYQPLELNATSTDNDYKQIPILRVSEMYLIAAEAAPFAQGVEYFKQFRAARNISQLAVPQNELELNIQILREYRKEFYAEGQAFFAFKRTNAPKSQILFVPTAATVNYLPPMPTVEITNQ; translated from the coding sequence ATGAAAAAGAAATTAATAATCACCTGTATGGCAGCAGTCTTTTTGGTCAGCTCCTGCAACAAGTATCTGGATGTTCTACCTAAAACACAAATACCGGAGGAGGCTCTGTTTGATTCAGAACAAGGATTTAAAGATGCATTAGCCGGTGTATATATCAATGCTAAAAATGAAAACGCATATGGAAGACATTTAAGCTACGGAGCGATTGAGAGCATTATTTCCAGTTGGGATATCTCATCAGGTACAACTGAACAACAAATTGGACTATTTAATTATCAGGATGATAGAGTTTTAGCATTGTTTAACGGCATTTTCAGTCAGCAGTACAGAACTATTGCTCATATCAATCAAATTCTGGAAAATCTGGAGTCCAGAAGAGCTGTATTGAAAACAAAGAACATGTACGAGCTTATCAAAGCAGAATGTCTGGCTATGCGCGCTTGTGTGCATTTTGATCTGATACGTCTTTATGGTCCTATGCCTCTTGAGCCTTCAAAAGGTAATCAACTGGCATATGTCACTACTTTTGGGAAAGGGCTTAACGAACATATTTCTTACGATCAGTTTAAGCTAAGAATCTTTCAGGATCTGCAGGATGCTGAAGCCTTGCTCAAGCCCTTCGATCCAATTATAAAGTATAGCCTCACAGAGCTTCGCAGACCGAATAGTGGAGATTTCTTTCCTGACGACACGTATTTTGCTTACAGACCTCTGCGTATGAATTACTATGCTGTAAAAGCACTGGAGGCAAGAGCGCATCTATGGTATGGAGAAAAGGATCTTGCGTTTGCCTCAGCAAGTGAAGTAATCGAAGCAAAGGATTCAAACGGTACGCCGAAATTCAAGCTTGGTACCGGTGCAGATTTTACAGCCAAGAATTTTGTGCTTACCGGCGAACAGATCTTTGGACTGTATGAAAATAACATGAATAAAAGCTATACAGATTATTTTGGCAGCGGTATGTATCGGAAGGGAACCACAACTACAACCATTAGCCGGGACCTCTATGGGAATACAGGAACTGATATGCGTGAGGCCTCACTATGGAATTTAATAACATTAACCAACGGTGCGAAATATTATGTTATTTCCAAATATCAGCCTCTGGAGCTCAACGCAACGTCAACCGACAATGACTACAAACAAATACCGATCTTACGGGTCAGTGAAATGTACCTGATAGCAGCAGAGGCAGCTCCATTTGCACAAGGAGTAGAATACTTCAAACAATTTCGTGCTGCTCGTAATATTTCACAGTTGGCTGTCCCTCAGAATGAGCTGGAACTGAATATCCAAATCCTTCGGGAATATAGAAAAGAATTCTACGCCGAAGGACAGGCTTTCTTTGCATTCAAACGTACAAATGCGCCCAAATCACAGATTTTATTTGTTCCAACAGCGGCTACAGTCAATTACCTTCCGCCAATGCCAACCGTAGAAATCACAAATCAATAG